One segment of Trueperaceae bacterium DNA contains the following:
- a CDS encoding CPBP family intramembrane glutamic endopeptidase, whose product MGLVLVRIALLALAAAATAAAVAVATGAPFSFAAAPQFSALYFVPVNVACLALLARGGRARGLLGERPWLRGSDVAYGMLWLFVMFVPFAAAMSLVVLLLAGPAGFAGAWETVFVPPPGAEVALGEAVSLALAVLVIALFPVTNAPVEELYYRGHAQGELEEQGVPAWLAVLLPAALFGVQHLFLAPSAAAMLVYVVAFTAWGATAGVIYRRRRRLMPLIVAHFLTNLMTSAVPLLFVLA is encoded by the coding sequence GTGGGACTCGTGCTCGTGCGCATCGCGCTGCTGGCGCTGGCGGCCGCCGCGACGGCGGCGGCGGTCGCGGTGGCGACCGGCGCGCCCTTCTCCTTCGCCGCGGCGCCCCAGTTCTCGGCCCTCTACTTCGTCCCCGTCAACGTCGCCTGCCTGGCGCTGCTGGCGCGCGGCGGGAGAGCGCGCGGGCTCCTCGGCGAACGCCCCTGGCTCCGCGGGAGCGACGTCGCCTACGGCATGCTCTGGCTCTTCGTCATGTTCGTGCCGTTCGCGGCGGCCATGAGCCTGGTCGTGCTGCTGCTCGCGGGGCCGGCCGGGTTCGCCGGCGCCTGGGAGACCGTCTTCGTGCCGCCCCCCGGCGCCGAGGTGGCGCTCGGCGAGGCCGTCTCGCTGGCCCTCGCCGTGCTGGTGATCGCGCTGTTCCCCGTCACGAACGCCCCCGTCGAGGAGCTCTACTACCGCGGCCACGCGCAGGGCGAGCTCGAGGAGCAGGGGGTCCCGGCCTGGCTGGCGGTGCTGCTGCCGGCGGCGCTGTTCGGGGTCCAGCACCTGTTCCTGGCGCCCTCCGCCGCGGCGATGCTCGTGTACGTAGTGGCCTTCACGGCCTGGGGCGCGACGGCCGGCGTCATCTACCGGCGCCGGCGGCGGCTGATGCCGCTTATCGTCGCGCACTTCCTCACGAACCTGATGACGTCGGCCGTGCCGCTGTTGTTCGTGCTGGCCTAG
- the cysT gene encoding sulfate ABC transporter permease subunit CysT has protein sequence MATSFRSRSVLPGFGLALGYTLTYLSLIVLAPLAALALRGATLPLGELTGVFADERSRAAVRLSFTSALMAALIALVAGGVVAWVLARYRFPGRRVLDAVVDLPFALPTAVAGIALASVFDATGWLGGPLAALGLQVAYTQAGIVVALVFIGLPFVVRSLQPVIEELDVEVEEAAATLGASRLQTLLRVVVPTLLPAGVTGFALALARAVGEYGSVIFIAGNLPFQTEIAPLLIIIRLEEFDYPGAMALALVMLGISFALLLGVNLVQAWTRRRFGRG, from the coding sequence GTGGCGACGAGCTTCCGCTCGCGGAGCGTGCTGCCGGGCTTCGGCCTGGCGCTCGGCTACACCCTCACCTACCTCAGCCTCATCGTCCTCGCGCCGCTGGCGGCGCTGGCGCTGCGCGGCGCCACGCTGCCCCTCGGCGAGCTCACCGGCGTCTTCGCCGACGAGCGCTCGCGGGCGGCCGTGCGCCTCAGCTTCACGTCCGCGCTCATGGCCGCGCTCATCGCGCTGGTCGCGGGCGGCGTCGTCGCCTGGGTGCTGGCGCGCTACCGCTTCCCCGGGCGTCGGGTCCTCGACGCCGTGGTCGACCTGCCCTTCGCGCTGCCCACGGCCGTCGCCGGCATCGCCCTGGCCTCGGTGTTCGACGCCACCGGCTGGCTGGGCGGCCCCCTCGCCGCGCTGGGGCTGCAGGTCGCCTACACGCAGGCCGGCATCGTCGTGGCGCTGGTGTTCATCGGCCTGCCGTTCGTCGTGAGGTCCCTCCAGCCGGTCATCGAGGAGCTCGACGTCGAGGTCGAGGAGGCCGCCGCCACGCTGGGGGCCAGCCGCCTCCAGACGCTCCTCAGGGTCGTGGTGCCGACGCTGCTGCCTGCCGGCGTCACGGGGTTCGCGCTGGCGCTGGCCAGGGCCGTGGGCGAGTACGGCTCGGTGATCTTCATCGCCGGCAACCTGCCGTTCCAGACCGAGATCGCGCCGCTCCTCATCATCATCAGGCTCGAGGAGTTCGACTACCCTGGCGCGATGGCCCTCGCGCTCGTCATGCTCGGCATCTCGTTCGCCCTGCTGCTGGGCGTGAACCTCGTGCAGGCCTGGACGAGGAGGCGCTTCGGGCGTGGCTGA
- the cysW gene encoding sulfate ABC transporter permease subunit CysW, whose translation MADRAARQAARVRRAGPIGEPRALKWGLTAAAVAVLGVLLLLPLTVVFVQALSGGVGAYLASLVEPEARAAIRLTLLVAAIAVPLNAVFGVAAAWAVAKFEFRGKSLLVTLIDLPFSVSPVIAGVVYLLLFGAQGYLGPFLQSRGIQVVFAVPGIVLATLFVTVPFVARELVPVMQELGSEDEEAALTLGARGWQVFALVTLPNVRWGLLYGVLLCNARAMGEFGAASVVSGHIRGQTNTIPLQVEILYNEYNWVAAFALASLLALLSLVTLVIKAVLERRDYLAKAGHVVR comes from the coding sequence GTGGCTGACCGGGCGGCGAGGCAGGCGGCCCGCGTGCGCCGGGCGGGGCCCATAGGCGAGCCGCGGGCGCTGAAGTGGGGCCTCACCGCCGCGGCCGTGGCGGTCCTCGGCGTGCTCCTGCTGCTGCCGCTGACCGTCGTCTTCGTGCAGGCGCTGAGCGGCGGCGTCGGCGCTTACCTGGCGTCGCTCGTAGAGCCGGAGGCCCGCGCCGCGATCAGGCTCACGCTGCTCGTCGCCGCCATCGCCGTGCCGCTCAACGCCGTCTTCGGCGTCGCGGCGGCCTGGGCCGTGGCGAAGTTCGAGTTCCGCGGCAAGTCGCTCCTCGTCACGCTCATCGACCTGCCGTTCTCCGTCTCGCCCGTCATCGCCGGTGTCGTCTACCTCCTGCTGTTCGGCGCGCAGGGCTACCTTGGGCCCTTCCTGCAGTCGCGCGGCATCCAGGTCGTGTTCGCCGTGCCCGGCATCGTGCTGGCCACGCTCTTCGTGACCGTGCCGTTCGTGGCCAGGGAGCTCGTGCCGGTGATGCAGGAGCTGGGCAGCGAGGACGAGGAGGCGGCCCTCACGCTGGGCGCCCGCGGCTGGCAGGTCTTCGCCCTCGTCACGCTGCCGAACGTGCGTTGGGGGCTCCTCTACGGCGTGCTGCTGTGCAACGCGCGCGCGATGGGCGAGTTCGGCGCCGCCTCCGTCGTCTCCGGCCACATCCGCGGCCAGACGAACACGATCCCGCTGCAGGTCGAGATCCTCTACAACGAGTACAACTGGGTCGCCGCGTTCGCGCTGGCGTCGCTGCTCGCGCTGCTGTCGCTCGTCACGCTCGTCATCAAGGCCGTCCTCGAGAGGCGCGACTACCTCGCGAAGGCGGGTCATGTGGTCCGCTGA
- a CDS encoding nuclear transport factor 2 family protein encodes MSDYEAIRETVFHYCEGYREKDRARLERAFAPNVAVMFGCTRNEHGRPEIWSAPIADSIDRWVAPEYTPFEFAEGRMLAVDIFSDVGATVLFDFGGKFLESYQLAKAGGQWRIVSKFIVDPDRASA; translated from the coding sequence ATGAGCGACTACGAAGCGATCCGCGAGACGGTCTTCCACTACTGCGAGGGCTACAGGGAGAAGGACCGCGCGCGGCTGGAGAGGGCGTTCGCCCCGAACGTGGCGGTCATGTTCGGCTGCACCCGGAACGAGCACGGCCGTCCCGAGATCTGGTCGGCGCCGATCGCGGACTCGATCGACAGGTGGGTCGCCCCCGAGTACACCCCCTTCGAGTTCGCCGAGGGGAGGATGCTCGCCGTCGACATCTTCAGCGACGTCGGCGCGACGGTGCTGTTCGACTTCGGGGGCAAGTTCCTCGAGTCCTACCAGCTGGCGAAGGCCGGCGGGCAGTGGCGCATCGTCAGCAAGTTCATCGTCGACCCCGACCGCGCCAGCGCTTGA
- a CDS encoding lysyl oxidase family protein, with protein sequence MRGGPSSDVPAAPRGEPASAAGSTVGDRPAPNAPAQPGAEQALAAPPLLPDLRVLEPSGFYLVDQSSSGGHRRLKFTTTIWNAGPGPLEVRGREQPETGELVVYQTFHTATGDVVPGEQVGTFQFDHRHGHLHLTTFARYELWTVTPDGGLGEIVARNDKVGFCLMDNVPVEEELIDASRGVYPVDCRGDVQGISPGYGDVYVAQLYEQDLIVDGLPDGRYALVNVANPAGAIAEVSLDNNRAVAYVRLSDGAVGAD encoded by the coding sequence TTGCGGGGAGGTCCGTCGTCGGACGTCCCGGCCGCGCCCCGAGGCGAGCCGGCGTCCGCCGCAGGGTCCACGGTCGGGGACAGACCGGCGCCGAACGCCCCGGCCCAGCCCGGCGCCGAGCAGGCCCTCGCGGCCCCGCCGCTGCTGCCCGACCTGCGGGTGCTGGAGCCGTCCGGCTTCTACCTCGTCGACCAGTCCTCGAGCGGGGGGCACCGCCGCCTGAAGTTCACGACGACGATCTGGAACGCCGGGCCCGGGCCCTTGGAGGTGAGAGGCCGCGAGCAGCCGGAGACGGGCGAGCTCGTGGTCTACCAGACCTTCCACACGGCCACGGGCGACGTCGTGCCGGGCGAGCAGGTGGGCACGTTCCAGTTCGACCACCGCCACGGCCACCTGCACCTGACGACGTTCGCGCGCTACGAGCTGTGGACCGTGACGCCCGACGGCGGCCTCGGCGAGATCGTGGCCCGGAACGACAAGGTCGGCTTCTGCCTCATGGACAACGTCCCGGTCGAGGAGGAGCTGATCGACGCTTCGCGGGGCGTGTACCCGGTCGACTGCCGCGGCGACGTGCAGGGCATCTCGCCCGGCTACGGCGACGTCTACGTGGCGCAGCTCTACGAGCAGGACCTGATCGTCGACGGGCTGCCCGACGGCCGCTACGCGCTCGTGAACGTCGCGAACCCCGCCGGCGCGATCGCGGAGGTCAGCCTCGACAACAACCGCGCGGTCGCGTACGTGCGCCTGAGCGACGGCGCGGTGGGGGCCGACTGA
- a CDS encoding sulfate/molybdate ABC transporter ATP-binding protein, with product MWSADEGAGRGGMDWGESVAVKLEDVSLAFDAAAALRGVSLEAEPGELMALLGPSGSGKTTLLRVVAGLLTPDTGRVWFGDEDASRLTVQQRNVGMVFQHYALFRHMTVYDNIAFGLRVRRRRGGTSLSRAEVDARVRALIDLVQLGGLERRYPAQLSGGQRQRVGLARALAIKPRVLLLDEPFGALDAKVRRELRRGLRELHDRTGHTTLFVTHDQEEALELADRVAVMREGRVEQVGDPDEVLERPASRFVFEFIGESNLLPVEVRGGALEWEGRALALPRVDRGDGPALLAFRPHDVELAPGAEGAIEGVVVASRRVGANQRLELEAGRGRARLDVDVPHDAATRGRVAVLPRAWHLFDG from the coding sequence ATGTGGTCCGCTGACGAGGGCGCCGGGCGCGGCGGCATGGACTGGGGCGAGTCCGTCGCCGTCAAACTCGAGGACGTCAGCCTCGCCTTCGACGCCGCGGCGGCGCTGCGCGGCGTGTCTCTCGAGGCCGAGCCCGGCGAGCTCATGGCGCTGCTCGGGCCCTCCGGCTCGGGCAAGACCACGCTGCTGAGGGTCGTCGCCGGCCTCCTCACGCCCGACACCGGGCGCGTCTGGTTCGGCGACGAGGACGCCTCCCGGCTCACCGTGCAGCAGCGCAACGTCGGCATGGTCTTCCAGCACTACGCGCTGTTCCGGCACATGACCGTCTACGACAACATCGCCTTCGGGCTGCGCGTGCGGAGGCGCCGCGGCGGCACGAGCCTCTCGCGCGCCGAGGTCGACGCCCGCGTGCGCGCGCTCATCGATCTCGTGCAGCTGGGGGGCCTGGAGCGGCGCTACCCGGCCCAGCTCTCCGGCGGCCAGCGGCAGCGCGTGGGCCTGGCGCGCGCCCTGGCCATCAAGCCGCGCGTGCTGCTCCTCGACGAGCCCTTCGGCGCCCTCGACGCGAAGGTGAGGCGCGAGCTGCGGCGCGGCCTGCGCGAGCTCCACGACAGGACGGGCCACACGACCCTGTTCGTCACGCACGACCAGGAGGAGGCGCTGGAGCTGGCCGACAGGGTGGCCGTGATGAGGGAGGGGCGCGTCGAGCAGGTGGGCGACCCCGACGAGGTGCTGGAGCGCCCCGCCTCGCGGTTCGTCTTCGAGTTCATCGGCGAGTCGAACCTGCTCCCCGTCGAGGTGAGGGGCGGCGCGCTCGAATGGGAAGGGCGCGCCCTGGCCCTGCCGCGCGTCGACAGGGGCGACGGGCCGGCCCTGCTGGCGTTCCGCCCGCACGACGTCGAGCTCGCCCCCGGGGCCGAGGGGGCGATCGAGGGCGTGGTCGTGGCCTCCCGGCGCGTGGGTGCCAACCAGCGGCTCGAGCTCGAGGCGGGACGCGGACGCGCGCGCCTCGACGTCGACGTCCCCCACGACGCGGCGACGCGCGGGCGCGTGGCCGTGCTGCCCCGCGCCTGGCACCTCTTCGACGGCTGA